From the genome of Nicotiana sylvestris chromosome 2, ASM39365v2, whole genome shotgun sequence, one region includes:
- the LOC104233506 gene encoding cyclin-dependent protein kinase inhibitor SMR6-like codes for MGSSKKHQVDGSKEEKKMWVIAGIAFRPKLKSIATKKPNREECEDEEECSTTPTARDSRIPEKLPCPPAPVKRRPASVCNYNGAREYFNPPDLESVFIIRHVERAN; via the coding sequence ATGGGATCTTCAAAAAAACACCAAGTAGATGGAagcaaagaagagaaaaaaatgtGGGTAATTGCAGGAATAGCTTTTCGGCCAAAATTGAAATCAATAGCCACAAAAAAGCCCAATAGAGAAGAGtgtgaagatgaagaagagtgTTCAACAACTCCAACGGCAAGAGATTCAAGGATACCGGAAAAACTTCCATGTCCACCGGCTCCGGTGAAACGCCGGCCGGCGTCAGTGTGTAATTATAATGGTGCTAGGGAGTATTTTAATCCACCAGATCTTGAGTCTGTATTTATTATTCGCCACGTGGAGAGAGCAAATTAA